Proteins from a genomic interval of Primulina huaijiensis isolate GDHJ02 unplaced genomic scaffold, ASM1229523v2 scaffold15157, whole genome shotgun sequence:
- the LOC140965844 gene encoding protein ACTIVITY OF BC1 COMPLEX KINASE 7, chloroplastic-like: MVCWDYTTTKVLALEYVPGVKINDLDTIATRGFSRSRLSSHAIEAYLIQVLKTGFFHADPHPGNLAVDVDEALIYYDFGMMGDIKSFTRERLLDLFYAVYEKDAKKVMKSLIDLGALQPTGDLSAVRRSVQFFLDNLLSQRPDQQQTLSAIGEDLFAIATDQPFRFPSTFTFVLRAFSTLEGIGYNLDPEFSFAKIAAPYAQELLDLKQQQRTGTQLVQEIRKQADDARSSTISMPYRIQRIEDFVKQLESGDLKLRVRVLESERAARKANILQMATIYAVFGGTLLNLGITLSSQGSQFVANGSFLGAGVFCVLFIQSMQRVKKLDKFEKMI, from the exons ATGGTCTGCTGGGATTATACAACAACAAAAGTGTTGGCTTTGGAGTATGTTCCAG GAGTTAAGATAAATGATCTAGACACGATAGCGACACGGGGCTTTAGTAGATCCCGACTTTCATCGCATGCTATTGAAGCCTATTTAATTCAG GTACTGAAGACTGGTTTCTTTCATGCTGATCCTCACCCTGGGAATCTTGCCGTTGATGTGGACGAAGCTCTCATATATTATGACTTTGGTATGATGGGAGACATCAAGAGTTTTACGAGGGAGAGACTATTAGACCTTTTCTACGCTGTTTATGAAAAGGATGCGAAAAAG GTTATGAAAAGTCTGATCGACCTTGGGGCACTTCAGCCGACCGGGGATTTGTCCGCA GTGAGGAGATCAGTACAATTTTTCTTAGATAATTTGTTAAGTCAAAGACCTGATCAGCAGCAAACTTTGTCGGCCATTGGTGAG GATTTATTTGCGATAGCAACTGATCAGCCTTTTCGTTTTCCTTCCACTTTTACATTTGTGCTCAGGGCCTTCTCGACACTTGAAG GCATTGGTTACAACCTGGATCCTGAGTTTTCCTTCGCTAAGATTGCTGCACCATATGCACAA GAGCTATTAGATCTTAAGCAGCAGCAACGGACTGGGACGCAGCTCGTGCAAGAGATTAGAAAACAAGCAGATGAT GCTAGGTCTTCCACAATCTCAATGCCTTATAGAATCCAGCGGATAGAAGATTTTGTAAAACAACTCGAGTCTGGAGACTTAAAGCTCCGAGTCCGAGTCCTTGAG TCGGAGAGAGCGGCTCGAAAAGCAAACATCCTACAGATGGCTACCATATACGCAGTTTTTGGTGGTACCCTCCTAAATCTAGGCATCACACTCAGCAGTCAAGGCAGTCAATTTGTTGCGAATGGTTCTTTTCTTGGTGCAG